In Leptospira harrisiae, a genomic segment contains:
- a CDS encoding porin OmpL1 encodes MLKSLRFGMMGFLLLCLAGSLSAQSGPRSYFMIGLGAQFDLAQLGGTITKDGLDSGQPRLRPDGSAYGTPQKAIYAENTLISLKRTTGGAIGAKTNGAMVGGNVNIGYEKEGVFGINSLFWRVNVNYTTKIAGGDTSSTVMGYKWLDQEWSYTAWTVPTYLGIKLYNAANDTAVYVGAGVNYFQGWWGVSGTINNPGLQTFAPGVLGPGGSLLGDAPSSGIHKENVRFGASGIGLNWLVGAQTKITDKGHLFFELETILSAGMGVGGVASVGGASALAPWVAYPVVIGGQTYRVGYKIEI; translated from the coding sequence ATGCTGAAATCTCTACGTTTTGGAATGATGGGGTTCTTACTTTTGTGCTTAGCAGGTAGCTTAAGCGCACAATCAGGTCCTCGTTCTTATTTTATGATCGGTCTTGGAGCACAATTTGACCTAGCTCAACTCGGTGGAACCATCACAAAAGATGGTCTTGACTCTGGTCAGCCTAGACTTCGTCCAGATGGATCAGCTTACGGAACGCCACAAAAAGCGATCTATGCTGAAAACACTTTGATCAGTTTAAAGAGAACTACTGGTGGTGCAATTGGTGCAAAAACTAACGGCGCTATGGTTGGTGGAAACGTAAACATTGGTTACGAAAAAGAAGGCGTTTTTGGAATCAATAGCCTTTTTTGGAGAGTCAACGTAAACTATACTACTAAAATTGCTGGTGGTGATACATCTTCAACAGTAATGGGTTACAAATGGTTAGACCAAGAGTGGAGCTACACAGCTTGGACTGTTCCTACTTACCTCGGTATTAAACTTTACAACGCTGCAAACGACACTGCTGTGTATGTTGGAGCTGGTGTGAACTATTTCCAAGGATGGTGGGGAGTTTCTGGAACTATCAACAACCCAGGACTTCAAACTTTTGCTCCAGGAGTTCTTGGACCAGGAGGATCTTTACTTGGTGATGCTCCTTCTTCAGGAATCCACAAAGAAAATGTACGTTTTGGTGCTAGCGGAATCGGCTTAAACTGGTTGGTTGGTGCACAAACAAAAATCACTGACAAAGGTCACCTTTTCTTCGAATTGGAAACTATCCTTTCCGCAGGAATGGGAGTTGGTGGGGTTGCGTCTGTCGGTGGAGCTTCTGCTCTTGCTCCTTGGGTTGCATACCCAGTGGTTATCGGTGGACAAACTTACCGCGTAGGTTACAAAATCGAAATCTAA
- a CDS encoding 4a-hydroxytetrahydrobiopterin dehydratase yields MREKPKTLSNLEIENLLITYNEWVVETKDGVSFFKLEKEFRNFTEAFSFITKVALVSESIDRHSEIWNVYNKLRLQLFTHETNSLTTKDKEFIIRLMA; encoded by the coding sequence ATGAGAGAAAAACCAAAAACTCTTTCCAATTTGGAAATAGAGAATCTTTTAATTACATATAACGAATGGGTAGTAGAAACCAAAGATGGAGTTTCTTTTTTTAAGTTAGAAAAAGAATTTCGTAATTTCACAGAGGCTTTTTCTTTTATCACCAAAGTTGCCTTAGTTTCCGAATCTATAGACCGCCATTCAGAAATTTGGAATGTATACAACAAACTTCGATTGCAATTGTTTACACATGAAACGAATTCCCTTACCACAAAAGATAAAGAATTTATCATTCGATTGATGGCATAA
- a CDS encoding DMT family transporter, protein MTGNEKKGYFFVFLTGVFFAFEVIGFKEVFRRYNLSPEIAALFGVGFAFLIVTPYFLISKKRRTKVFTTISRDGHILTLGTISNAIGIVLYYYALKQTDLGPAAILIKTTVLYNVLLGVFFLGERLKSREFLGIAIAILGIYMISTLEGQIKVLSAFCILLSAFLFAIQSYMIKKYIPEILGLEYAYLRLFLLSVFFLFYSWYIGSFQIPEISIIVILGLFSLLGYFLGRAFYFEAHNYLPISKLNATLLIEPIFLMFVGILFMKEPIDSQKFIGAGFILIGLYLIVFHKRKEKQ, encoded by the coding sequence TTGACTGGTAACGAAAAAAAGGGATATTTCTTTGTTTTCCTAACTGGAGTTTTTTTTGCTTTCGAAGTGATTGGCTTTAAAGAAGTATTTCGTAGATACAATCTTTCACCAGAAATTGCAGCTTTATTTGGAGTTGGATTTGCTTTTTTAATAGTAACTCCCTACTTTCTAATCTCAAAAAAAAGAAGAACAAAAGTTTTTACGACAATTAGTCGAGATGGACATATTTTAACTCTTGGTACTATTTCTAATGCCATTGGGATTGTATTATACTATTATGCTTTAAAACAAACTGATTTAGGACCAGCTGCCATTCTGATCAAAACAACAGTTCTTTATAATGTTTTACTTGGAGTTTTTTTCTTAGGCGAACGATTAAAAAGTAGAGAATTTTTAGGTATAGCCATTGCCATTCTTGGAATTTATATGATTTCCACCCTCGAAGGACAAATCAAAGTTCTTTCTGCGTTCTGTATTTTACTCAGTGCTTTTTTATTCGCAATTCAAAGTTATATGATCAAAAAATACATTCCTGAAATTTTAGGACTCGAATATGCATATTTACGCCTTTTCCTTTTGAGTGTATTTTTTCTATTTTACTCTTGGTACATTGGAAGTTTTCAGATCCCAGAAATTTCAATCATTGTTATTTTAGGTTTGTTTTCACTGCTTGGATATTTTTTAGGTAGAGCTTTTTATTTTGAAGCCCACAACTATTTGCCCATTAGCAAACTCAATGCGACATTATTAATCGAACCCATTTTTTTAATGTTTGTTGGAATTTTATTTATGAAAGAACCAATCGACTCGCAGAAATTCATTGGTGCAGGATTCATTCTGATTGGTTTGTATTTAATTGTTTTTCATAAAAGAAAGGAGAAGCAATGA
- the ung gene encoding uracil-DNA glycosylase produces MKDVQIESGWKEVLRDEFEKPYFSNLREWVKLQYKSSIVYPPAKLIFNAFDSCPFDKVKVVILGQDPYHGPGQAHGLCFSVNEGVPFPPSLQNIFKEIGEDLQKPIPKSGNLTHWANQGVLLLNATLTVQKDKAGSHQNKGWEEFTDAAIKILAEKKSNLVFLLWGSFAQKKEVLIPPNKHLILKSAHPSPLSAYRGFLGNKHFSKTNEYLISQGKEPIDW; encoded by the coding sequence TTGAAAGACGTACAAATTGAATCTGGATGGAAAGAAGTCCTGAGAGACGAGTTTGAAAAACCTTATTTTTCTAACTTACGTGAATGGGTAAAATTACAATACAAATCTTCTATTGTTTATCCGCCGGCAAAGTTAATCTTCAATGCATTTGATTCTTGTCCATTCGACAAAGTTAAGGTGGTAATCCTTGGCCAAGATCCTTACCACGGCCCAGGACAAGCTCATGGTCTTTGTTTTTCTGTGAATGAAGGAGTGCCCTTTCCTCCTTCGTTACAAAATATCTTTAAAGAAATTGGTGAGGATTTACAAAAACCCATCCCAAAATCAGGGAACCTTACTCATTGGGCAAACCAAGGTGTCCTTCTTCTCAATGCAACGCTCACTGTACAAAAAGACAAAGCAGGATCTCACCAAAACAAAGGTTGGGAAGAATTCACTGATGCTGCCATCAAAATCCTTGCGGAAAAAAAATCGAATCTTGTATTTTTGTTATGGGGATCTTTTGCTCAGAAAAAAGAAGTACTTATTCCACCAAACAAACATTTGATTTTAAAATCCGCACATCCATCTCCTTTATCTGCTTACAGAGGATTTTTAGGGAACAAACATTTTTCCAAAACAAACGAATACTTAATTTCACAAGGGAAAGAACCCATTGACTGGTAA
- a CDS encoding DMT family transporter: MSRIFTPELFLVIAAILWGGTFVVIKLALDSVPPFLFLAVRFWLAGIITLFLYRKTLFSKSNRRWDYILPAFFVACSALLGYAFQTIGLVYTTATQSGFMTGAYVIFVPLLQVAIERRLPSIRTWFAVLIVLLGLFLISQNGKSYDEIFESIQFGFGDGLTLIGAFFFAIYIILIDIFSKKIPTQILVSFEILLIAVVSTTLFPVESIFLNQNISVQFDLKFWIGIFYTSVFATIFTTQIQARYQKAVPPARAGLLYSLEPVFSFFLAYLVLGERLGTVGAIGSGLTLFGIVFSELGKWNQRKE, from the coding sequence ATGTCCAGGATCTTCACTCCGGAACTCTTTTTGGTGATTGCCGCCATTCTTTGGGGTGGAACCTTTGTGGTCATCAAACTTGCACTGGATTCGGTGCCTCCCTTTTTATTTTTAGCAGTTCGATTTTGGCTCGCTGGAATCATCACTTTGTTTCTCTACCGAAAGACTTTGTTTTCCAAATCAAATCGTAGGTGGGATTACATTCTACCTGCGTTTTTTGTAGCCTGTTCCGCACTTTTGGGTTATGCCTTCCAGACCATTGGCCTTGTATACACCACTGCCACGCAGTCTGGCTTTATGACAGGTGCTTATGTAATTTTTGTACCTTTGTTACAAGTTGCCATTGAACGACGATTGCCATCGATTCGGACATGGTTTGCGGTATTGATTGTTTTGTTGGGTTTATTTTTGATTTCCCAAAATGGAAAATCTTATGATGAAATTTTTGAATCTATACAATTTGGTTTTGGTGATGGGCTTACCCTCATTGGGGCTTTTTTCTTTGCTATCTATATCATACTCATTGACATTTTTAGTAAAAAAATTCCGACACAAATTCTTGTATCATTTGAAATCCTTTTGATTGCGGTTGTATCCACAACTTTGTTTCCTGTAGAATCTATTTTTCTAAATCAAAACATATCAGTTCAGTTCGATTTAAAATTTTGGATTGGGATATTTTACACTTCTGTTTTTGCTACGATCTTTACAACGCAAATCCAGGCAAGGTACCAGAAAGCAGTTCCTCCTGCAAGAGCAGGATTGCTTTATAGTTTGGAACCTGTATTTTCCTTTTTTCTCGCCTATTTGGTATTAGGTGAAAGGTTGGGAACAGTAGGAGCCATCGGTTCCGGACTTACGCTTTTTGGAATTGTGTTTTCCGAATTAGGTAAGTGGAACCAGAGAAAAGAATAA
- a CDS encoding AI-2E family transporter has product MNLKEFNISSFILRSAFFGLIALTVLIGVVGVKFLAIPLLISGIHFYIFHGIVDYFESRGVHRAITIIIIFSILIACAYWLLAFYLPNLFEKAQPIVSEWSVKMDDPNFQLLDFNKLPVVSQNPELWKKIIHPEEVAKMATTNLEEFLRSLVVMIPTFISWMIIIPIISFFLLLDANLIYKTVISFIPNRFFEMFLMVFYRMNQQITSYLKSLVIQCGIMAIVASIGFYIVGVKFFILFGVFLGVANSIPYLGPLVGAIPPILFSILFPEISPSIGSIASVVVVAQLVDNAIVQPVVIANAVSLHPLAILIGIAVGGNFFGIFGMLLAIPVLSILKVTIGILYHALKEHQII; this is encoded by the coding sequence ATGAATCTAAAAGAATTCAATATATCATCTTTTATATTGCGTAGTGCATTTTTTGGTCTCATTGCACTTACTGTATTAATTGGAGTTGTTGGCGTTAAATTCTTAGCGATCCCACTTTTAATCTCTGGAATCCATTTTTATATCTTTCATGGTATCGTTGACTATTTTGAATCGAGAGGGGTTCATCGAGCCATCACGATAATCATTATATTTTCAATTTTGATCGCCTGTGCCTATTGGCTTTTGGCATTTTATTTACCAAACCTTTTTGAAAAAGCACAACCCATTGTTTCTGAATGGTCTGTGAAAATGGATGATCCGAATTTTCAATTATTGGATTTCAATAAACTTCCCGTAGTCTCACAAAACCCAGAGTTATGGAAAAAGATCATCCATCCAGAAGAAGTTGCGAAAATGGCTACGACCAATTTAGAAGAATTTTTACGAAGTCTTGTTGTGATGATTCCCACTTTCATTAGCTGGATGATCATAATTCCTATTATTAGTTTCTTTTTATTATTGGATGCAAACCTTATCTATAAAACTGTAATTAGTTTTATTCCGAACCGTTTTTTCGAAATGTTTCTTATGGTTTTCTATCGAATGAACCAACAGATTACTAGTTACTTAAAAAGTTTGGTGATCCAATGCGGTATCATGGCAATTGTTGCTTCGATTGGTTTTTATATCGTAGGTGTGAAATTTTTTATTTTGTTTGGAGTCTTTTTGGGTGTTGCCAATTCCATTCCGTACTTAGGGCCACTGGTAGGTGCAATTCCTCCTATTTTATTTTCGATCCTTTTCCCGGAAATTTCACCTTCCATTGGATCCATTGCCTCTGTTGTAGTCGTGGCACAATTAGTTGACAATGCCATTGTCCAACCAGTGGTGATTGCCAATGCAGTTTCACTCCATCCTCTTGCAATACTCATCGGAATAGCTGTAGGTGGAAATTTTTTCGGAATTTTTGGTATGTTACTCGCAATTCCAGTATTATCGATTCTTAAAGTAACCATTGGAATACTTTATCACGCCCTCAAAGAACACCAGATCATTTAA
- a CDS encoding cyclic nucleotide-binding domain-containing protein codes for MQLPLWKSILKRDENPITEISHFLRETAIFEGMSRRTLREVARLIHKRKYYAGETIFYQGQAGTGVYLILQGKVEIFSEREGVTLKLAELEKGAFFGELALFQDFPRSATAVALVDSILLGFFQPELKTLLETKPRVGNDLLLSFASIIADRLRKTNDTLEAAYFKSKKNKSK; via the coding sequence ATGCAACTTCCCCTTTGGAAATCCATTCTCAAACGCGATGAAAACCCGATTACGGAAATTTCACATTTTTTACGTGAAACCGCTATCTTTGAAGGAATGTCTCGTCGGACATTACGCGAAGTCGCAAGGCTGATCCACAAACGAAAGTATTATGCTGGTGAAACAATTTTTTACCAAGGACAAGCGGGAACTGGAGTGTATCTCATCTTACAAGGTAAGGTGGAAATATTTTCTGAAAGAGAAGGTGTTACCTTAAAGCTCGCCGAACTAGAAAAAGGTGCTTTTTTTGGAGAACTTGCTCTTTTCCAAGATTTTCCCAGATCCGCCACAGCTGTTGCACTTGTTGATTCAATTTTACTTGGCTTTTTCCAACCTGAACTAAAAACACTATTAGAAACAAAACCGAGAGTAGGAAATGATTTACTTCTTAGTTTTGCATCCATCATTGCAGACAGACTCCGCAAAACAAACGATACACTCGAAGCTGCTTACTTCAAAAGTAAAAAAAATAAATCAAAATGA
- the bioD gene encoding dethiobiotin synthase, giving the protein MGQAFYVAGTGTDIGKTFFSCLFMAKYAESYGFRYWKPIQTGAASSGDTEFVQKTTNLPDSHFLKPVYEFLTPASPHYASKQDGKILDPKLLLGALAKERKTNTLIEGAGGVFVPWTEDYLAIRGIGESNLPVIVIGSTELGTINHTLLTLDALTSRFVAVLGFYLVGPESPLQDDNTEIIQKLGGAPCLGISNFPKQKLSPVEFISYANEHFDTNRNVMDTLLNPDDEI; this is encoded by the coding sequence ATGGGCCAAGCTTTTTACGTTGCGGGGACAGGAACTGATATTGGAAAAACTTTTTTTTCCTGCCTCTTTATGGCCAAATATGCTGAAAGTTATGGATTTCGTTATTGGAAACCCATCCAAACGGGAGCAGCGAGTTCGGGTGATACTGAATTTGTTCAAAAAACGACAAATTTACCAGATTCCCATTTTCTAAAACCTGTGTACGAATTCCTAACTCCAGCAAGTCCGCATTATGCCTCCAAACAGGATGGGAAAATTTTAGATCCAAAACTTTTGTTGGGTGCTTTGGCAAAGGAAAGAAAAACTAACACTCTGATTGAAGGGGCAGGTGGAGTATTTGTTCCTTGGACCGAAGACTACTTAGCCATAAGAGGTATTGGGGAAAGTAACCTTCCCGTGATTGTGATTGGATCTACGGAGCTTGGTACCATCAATCATACCTTATTGACTTTAGATGCACTCACAAGCAGGTTCGTTGCTGTTCTTGGATTTTATTTAGTTGGGCCAGAAAGTCCATTACAAGATGATAATACTGAAATTATACAAAAGTTAGGTGGGGCCCCTTGTTTGGGAATTTCAAATTTTCCAAAACAAAAGTTATCACCAGTCGAATTCATTTCCTATGCCAACGAACATTTTGATACAAATCGGAATGTCATGGATACCTTACTCAATCCAGACGATGAAATATAA
- the bioA gene encoding adenosylmethionine--8-amino-7-oxononanoate transaminase: MKYNPLQTHTWVPLTIQEEGETLIDIVKADGDFVIDSDGNQWIDAIASWWTMIFGHRHPKLVSALKTQVDGLDHVMLAGHIHPSAENLSKSLLELTDFDFHKVFYSDNGSNAIEIALKLAIQYYRNNPDFKPRSEFLVFSNSYHGDSIGAMNVSGKNYFNRIFSDLRFPTKEFPAPNCMNCPWGKNVSSCATECLNDLELTIKQKEYVGIVIEPLVFGANGMLFYDKKVLIKLRELATQTNTLLIFDEVFTGMGRLGKFFAYQVAGTKPDLLVMAKGLTGGMLPLGATLVSEFIYQQFLSKDPYHAFFHAHTMTGNPLACSVGYASVKLLKETGLDLVKKLESSLQKRIEPFQKKLGKRIQNVRVFGGIFAFEYKETIAEDEYLNPIGKKIREKMREFRVLLRPLGRTIYITPPYTISEESLDQIFLAMEDTLLSFVDSD; the protein is encoded by the coding sequence ATGAAATATAATCCGCTCCAAACTCATACATGGGTTCCTTTGACTATCCAGGAAGAAGGGGAAACGTTAATTGACATAGTTAAAGCCGATGGCGACTTCGTAATTGATTCTGACGGAAATCAATGGATTGATGCCATCGCCAGTTGGTGGACGATGATATTCGGACACCGCCATCCAAAGTTAGTATCAGCATTAAAAACACAAGTAGATGGACTGGATCATGTGATGCTTGCAGGTCACATCCATCCTTCTGCAGAAAATTTATCCAAATCATTATTGGAACTTACCGATTTTGATTTCCATAAAGTGTTTTATTCGGATAACGGATCAAATGCGATAGAAATTGCATTAAAACTCGCAATCCAATATTATAGAAACAATCCGGATTTCAAACCAAGATCAGAGTTTCTTGTATTTTCCAATTCTTACCATGGGGATAGCATTGGGGCCATGAATGTTTCTGGAAAAAATTATTTTAATCGAATTTTTTCAGATCTTAGGTTCCCCACAAAAGAATTCCCGGCTCCCAATTGTATGAATTGCCCTTGGGGAAAAAATGTGAGCAGTTGTGCTACAGAATGTTTAAACGATTTAGAGCTAACCATTAAACAAAAAGAATATGTTGGAATTGTCATTGAACCATTGGTGTTTGGCGCCAACGGTATGTTGTTCTATGATAAAAAAGTATTAATCAAACTGAGGGAACTTGCCACCCAAACCAATACTCTTCTTATCTTTGATGAAGTATTTACGGGTATGGGAAGGCTCGGTAAGTTTTTTGCCTACCAAGTGGCGGGAACCAAACCTGATCTTTTGGTGATGGCAAAAGGACTAACTGGGGGAATGTTACCTCTCGGTGCCACCTTAGTTTCTGAATTCATTTATCAACAATTTTTATCAAAAGATCCTTATCATGCATTCTTTCATGCACATACAATGACGGGAAACCCTTTGGCATGTAGCGTTGGTTATGCGTCAGTGAAACTTTTGAAAGAAACTGGCCTTGATCTTGTAAAAAAATTGGAAAGTTCTTTGCAAAAACGAATAGAACCATTCCAAAAAAAATTGGGAAAACGAATCCAGAATGTCCGTGTGTTTGGTGGAATCTTTGCTTTTGAATACAAAGAAACTATTGCAGAAGATGAGTATTTGAATCCTATCGGGAAAAAGATCCGAGAAAAGATGAGAGAGTTTCGCGTTCTTTTACGCCCTCTCGGAAGAACGATATATATCACTCCACCGTATACCATTTCCGAGGAATCCCTAGATCAAATTTTTTTGGCAATGGAAGATACCCTTCTTAGTTTTGTAGATTCAGATTGA
- the bioB gene encoding biotin synthase BioB, with protein MIAEVQEKTVSTTPSLITEVEALEILEGKVPLLSVVARAAEERHRYYTNRVRIHILDNIKNGYCPEDCGYCAQRKGGDSGIQEYSLKSPEEIWEDAKRAKDNGAYRFCMVTSGRGPTDKAVDKLAETISKINGELGMKVCLSAGILDAKKARVLKDAGLDRYNHNLNTSESKYNEICSTHTFKDRLTTLEAAREADIGLCSGIIVGMGEELKDLVQVAFELKRLGVISIPVNFFIPIKGHAIQKSSLTPEFCIRVLSMFRLVNPDSEIRIGAGREGHLGSLQSMALFVANSLFAEGYLNVKGSEMVQTMNLIRDCSMVPEFTEGVPEGWDDYESQFLYDEKNFPELYKHKK; from the coding sequence ATGATTGCAGAAGTCCAAGAAAAAACAGTTTCCACCACACCTTCTTTAATTACGGAAGTGGAAGCCCTTGAAATCCTAGAAGGAAAAGTCCCTTTGCTTTCGGTTGTCGCTCGTGCCGCAGAAGAAAGACATCGCTATTACACCAATCGTGTTCGCATTCATATATTAGATAATATCAAAAATGGTTATTGCCCTGAGGACTGCGGTTACTGCGCCCAAAGAAAGGGTGGAGATTCTGGAATCCAAGAGTATTCACTGAAGTCACCTGAAGAAATTTGGGAAGATGCCAAACGTGCGAAAGACAACGGTGCTTACCGCTTTTGTATGGTAACTTCTGGTCGTGGTCCGACAGACAAGGCAGTTGACAAACTTGCCGAGACAATTTCCAAAATCAATGGGGAACTGGGAATGAAGGTTTGTTTGTCAGCAGGGATCTTGGATGCAAAAAAAGCTAGAGTTCTCAAAGATGCTGGCCTTGATCGATACAATCATAATCTCAACACATCCGAATCCAAATACAACGAAATTTGTTCCACTCATACTTTTAAAGACCGACTAACAACACTTGAAGCAGCAAGAGAAGCTGACATCGGACTTTGTTCGGGAATCATTGTAGGAATGGGAGAAGAACTCAAAGATTTAGTACAAGTTGCCTTTGAACTCAAACGACTTGGTGTGATATCAATCCCAGTTAACTTCTTTATTCCTATCAAAGGCCATGCCATCCAGAAGTCGTCACTCACTCCTGAATTTTGTATTCGTGTATTGTCGATGTTTCGATTGGTCAATCCCGATTCAGAAATTCGTATTGGTGCCGGAAGAGAAGGCCATTTAGGTTCTTTACAATCAATGGCACTTTTTGTAGCCAACTCATTGTTTGCTGAAGGATACTTAAATGTCAAAGGCAGTGAGATGGTCCAAACGATGAACTTAATTCGTGATTGTTCTATGGTGCCTGAATTTACAGAAGGGGTACCAGAAGGATGGGATGATTACGAGTCGCAGTTCCTTTACGACGAGAAAAATTTTCCAGAACTCTATAAACATAAAAAGTAG
- a CDS encoding MFS transporter yields MSYAIGQLGWSTLINIIGLHQVYFYLPPAPKPGQECFPDLIEKMAFWGLSAIGVVAAVGRLWDAFTDPIIANSSDRFSSRFGRRIPFLFLGGLPAAIFCWLIFVPPHNFISSTNLVWMTGCMLLFYLFLTVYVTPFFALIPELGHTPEERLNLSTYISVTYALGIIVASTEPMIAGVLNSSFVFDADSAIQTLVSRQYALGILCVFAAICMYFPVFTIHEKTYCESEASSVPFKEAIFLTFKNKNFLYFALSDLCYFLALTILTTGISYYVTVLLELEREFVTQLLTVMLLVSFAFYPVVNWIARRIGKKKTVLVGFYIFLTLFLSIYFVGKNSLPVSPFIQGYLIVAVAAIPIAILGILPNAILADIAELDSLKTGSKREGLFYAGRTFMQKLGQTLAVLIFSSVILLGLDRETKKTVSPNVTGILAPSVAEPKSELKKNREVGAKISMESTICKVEEVEAGGELGVRLTGPLASAFCLLAIFLFGKYKEDETLEEIAKIRGN; encoded by the coding sequence ATGAGTTATGCGATCGGACAACTGGGTTGGTCGACTCTCATTAATATCATTGGTCTTCACCAAGTTTATTTTTATCTCCCACCAGCACCCAAACCCGGACAGGAATGTTTCCCTGATCTCATCGAAAAGATGGCGTTTTGGGGACTATCCGCCATTGGAGTGGTGGCTGCAGTTGGACGTTTGTGGGATGCATTCACTGATCCCATCATCGCAAATTCTTCCGACCGGTTTTCTTCACGATTTGGACGCCGGATTCCCTTCCTATTCCTTGGAGGATTGCCCGCAGCCATTTTTTGTTGGTTGATTTTTGTTCCCCCACACAACTTTATCTCTTCCACCAACTTGGTTTGGATGACCGGTTGTATGTTGTTATTTTATTTATTTTTAACAGTGTATGTCACACCTTTCTTTGCTCTCATTCCAGAGCTTGGGCATACACCGGAAGAACGACTGAATCTTTCTACTTATATTTCTGTTACTTACGCCTTGGGGATCATAGTGGCATCCACCGAGCCAATGATAGCAGGTGTATTAAATTCTTCTTTTGTTTTTGATGCAGATTCTGCCATCCAAACCTTAGTTTCGCGTCAGTATGCTCTGGGAATCCTTTGTGTGTTTGCTGCTATTTGTATGTATTTTCCAGTCTTTACGATTCATGAAAAAACCTATTGTGAATCGGAAGCCTCTAGTGTTCCTTTCAAAGAAGCTATTTTTCTTACATTTAAAAATAAGAATTTTCTATACTTCGCATTATCGGATCTCTGCTATTTTTTAGCATTAACCATACTCACAACGGGAATTTCCTATTATGTAACTGTTCTTTTGGAATTGGAACGTGAATTTGTGACTCAACTCCTTACTGTGATGTTACTGGTTTCGTTTGCTTTTTATCCCGTGGTCAACTGGATTGCAAGAAGGATTGGAAAGAAAAAGACCGTACTCGTTGGATTCTATATTTTTCTAACACTCTTTCTTTCTATTTATTTTGTAGGGAAAAATTCGTTGCCCGTATCTCCGTTTATCCAAGGTTATTTGATCGTGGCCGTTGCTGCTATTCCTATTGCGATCCTCGGAATCTTACCAAATGCAATACTCGCAGATATTGCTGAACTTGATTCATTAAAAACAGGATCTAAACGAGAGGGATTGTTTTATGCAGGTAGAACATTCATGCAAAAGTTGGGTCAAACTTTAGCGGTACTTATTTTTAGTTCGGTGATCCTTTTGGGACTTGATCGAGAAACCAAAAAAACTGTTTCACCAAATGTAACGGGGATCCTTGCGCCCTCTGTAGCAGAACCAAAATCAGAATTGAAAAAAAATCGAGAAGTGGGAGCAAAAATAAGTATGGAATCTACCATTTGTAAAGTCGAAGAAGTAGAAGCTGGTGGGGAGCTTGGCGTTCGTTTAACAGGTCCCCTGGCCTCTGCATTCTGTCTACTCGCCATCTTCCTCTTTGGAAAATACAAAGAAGATGAAACGTTAGAAGAGATTGCAAAGATACGTGGTAATTAA
- a CDS encoding SGNH/GDSL hydrolase family protein — protein sequence MAFALVLSVADCKSSSKRDYFDSSFQCFAEPGWRDNSNFKKYIEKAWLPTRLLYAEDNLKIKRSNIVFAGDSLVHLFIPDLMVKEFPGQSVTNRGIGGDMTETLLTRIEDDVLVLRPEKVVIEIGGNDFIQGKCLSLVQNNLLSIIHKIHSRNRNTKIFLIAVPPTRVKELNQIVPVFNLFLNQVARTTSNVEYIEVWDTMRKIDSPTLSDEFIRPNGDSLHFNEKGYEIWGKKLRPYLQK from the coding sequence ATGGCTTTTGCCCTTGTTTTGAGTGTTGCCGATTGTAAATCTTCCTCAAAACGTGATTATTTCGATTCCAGTTTCCAATGTTTTGCTGAGCCTGGTTGGCGTGACAACTCTAACTTTAAAAAGTATATAGAGAAGGCATGGCTCCCAACACGGCTGTTATACGCAGAAGACAATCTAAAAATCAAAAGATCCAATATCGTTTTTGCTGGTGACAGTTTGGTACATTTGTTTATTCCAGACTTGATGGTGAAAGAATTCCCTGGCCAGTCGGTTACCAATCGTGGAATTGGTGGAGATATGACGGAGACACTTCTTACTAGAATTGAAGATGATGTCCTTGTCCTTCGCCCTGAGAAGGTAGTTATTGAAATTGGTGGAAACGACTTTATTCAAGGTAAATGCCTTAGTCTCGTGCAAAACAATCTCCTTTCTATTATTCATAAAATCCACTCTCGAAATCGAAACACAAAGATATTTCTCATTGCTGTGCCACCAACTCGTGTAAAAGAACTCAATCAAATTGTTCCGGTATTCAATCTGTTTTTAAACCAGGTTGCCAGAACCACTTCCAATGTGGAGTATATAGAAGTTTGGGACACAATGCGAAAAATCGATTCGCCCACGCTTAGCGATGAATTCATTCGACCCAATGGAGACAGTCTTCATTTTAATGAAAAAGGATATGAAATCTGGGGTAAAAAACTAAGACCCTATCTACAAAAGTAA